A single region of the Pontimicrobium sp. SW4 genome encodes:
- a CDS encoding S41 family peptidase produces the protein MKATFYYLIFAGLILLSCNKKTKKEAIASQDCDCTSEFQWLKKTFEENDAGFTYHIKEKGELAYASFNAKTLEKVKKAKTYAVCKNILFDWLHFFRMGHVGFGFTKDYKKKYIDTGITEDFSDWQKMTIDIEEFKKYLAQKESHDYEGIWKMDTQTIGIKKQGDAYIGFIITSEDKAWKEKDVRFEFTIDGDEIKSTFYIVKGITLESDDVFLMGENHLQVDMNGLERMYPKLESKTNKMYANYYKALTSKKPYLEELNKNTLYFRIPSFNRRSKAAIDSVINKNKEKILSTKNLIIDIHYGTGGSGISYREILPFLYTNPIRTPAVEYRSTELNNKRMLKFMNDSIYAPTYEDKKWYQEAFDKLERQRGEFVRVSDKDINITTFDTIYPYPKNIGVIINGRNASTDEQFILAAKQSKKVKLFGQTTAGMLDFSNMYNVTSPSGIFWESHCLTRSQRVPDFAIDGKGLQPDIFLDKTIPLYEWTQFVAEYFE, from the coding sequence ATGAAAGCTACATTTTACTATCTAATTTTTGCAGGGCTAATACTATTGTCTTGTAATAAGAAAACCAAAAAAGAAGCAATTGCCTCACAAGATTGCGATTGTACATCAGAATTCCAATGGTTAAAAAAAACATTTGAAGAAAACGATGCTGGTTTTACTTATCATATTAAAGAAAAAGGAGAGTTGGCTTACGCTTCTTTTAATGCAAAAACACTCGAAAAAGTAAAGAAGGCAAAAACATACGCAGTGTGTAAAAATATTTTATTTGATTGGCTTCATTTTTTTAGAATGGGGCATGTTGGTTTTGGTTTTACCAAAGACTATAAAAAGAAATACATAGACACTGGTATTACTGAAGATTTTTCTGATTGGCAAAAAATGACTATTGATATTGAAGAATTTAAAAAGTACTTAGCCCAAAAAGAATCTCACGATTATGAAGGGATTTGGAAAATGGATACACAAACAATCGGTATAAAAAAACAAGGAGATGCATATATCGGGTTTATTATAACTTCAGAAGATAAAGCTTGGAAAGAAAAAGATGTACGGTTTGAGTTTACTATAGATGGTGATGAAATTAAGTCGACTTTTTATATCGTTAAAGGAATTACTCTGGAATCAGATGACGTCTTTTTAATGGGAGAAAATCATTTACAGGTTGATATGAATGGTTTAGAAAGAATGTATCCAAAATTAGAATCAAAAACAAATAAAATGTATGCTAATTATTATAAGGCTCTTACCAGTAAAAAACCCTATTTAGAAGAACTAAACAAGAATACGCTGTATTTTAGAATTCCTTCATTTAATCGTAGGTCAAAAGCTGCCATTGATAGTGTGATAAATAAAAATAAAGAGAAGATATTAAGTACTAAAAACTTAATTATCGATATCCATTATGGCACTGGTGGATCAGGTATTAGTTATCGAGAAATACTGCCTTTTCTATATACAAATCCAATTAGAACTCCAGCGGTGGAATATCGATCAACTGAGTTAAACAATAAGAGAATGCTTAAGTTTATGAATGACTCTATCTATGCTCCAACTTATGAAGATAAAAAATGGTATCAGGAGGCTTTTGACAAGTTAGAAAGGCAACGTGGAGAATTTGTTCGTGTTAGCGATAAAGACATAAACATAACAACCTTTGATACAATTTACCCCTATCCAAAAAATATAGGTGTTATCATAAATGGCAGAAATGCAAGTACAGATGAGCAATTTATATTAGCCGCAAAACAGAGTAAAAAGGTAAAGTTATTTGGACAGACAACAGCAGGGATGCTTGATTTTTCAAATATGTATAATGTTACTTCACCAAGTGGCATTTTTTGGGAAAGCCACTGTTTAACAAGGAGTCAAAGAGTACCTGATTTTGCAATAGATGGAAAAGGCTTACAGCCAGACATCTTTTTAGATAAAACGATACCTCTATATGAATGGACACAATTTGTAGCTGAGTATTTTGAATAG
- a CDS encoding penicillin acylase family protein has protein sequence MKSYYLLLLLPFVSCQNKSITNTTQLADSVTIFRDEFGVPHVYGEDDKSAAFGFAYAQAEDNFPIIEDNYIDALGRSTEVIGNDGILDDWLNRSLEIVKYAKLEYDSFSPEVKAICDGYSSGLNYYLEKNPDVKPKLLNHFEPWHIVAFINYLYYQKVLLVHYSNLPEAGFKDAFQKLNGSKSLNIANLDFNNKKNESEGSNTWAINGEKSESGNALLFINPHLGFFGNSQVYEAHIMSKSGWNFTGYTRFGFPFPYVGFGENIGWSSTDNNADLVDAYIEQIDFASENITYQYEGESKPLKSWKETLKIKDGEKETIKEFTFYKTHHGPLISTQNNQFLAVRMAKYETPGWLSQWYWMTKAQNFEEFKKAASTLEVQFGNYTYADVDGNIMYVYNAAVPKRSEKYDWTQPVDGSTSDTEWLGYHTFDELPKVINPSSGWIQNCNGTPFLATLNDNPNPSDFPSYMVVENDNMRSEQSRRILYETTMFNFDSLRELSYSTYLLSAEKQLPSLFKSWQNCNNSLLKTPKIDEAISLLQNWDYKSTIASVATTIYIHWNEERRQLDKNMEYVDLIALQNAMSKLETKWNTWKVAWGDINRHQRFLDKGDNKLQFNDSLPSLPIAGVPSWTGATFTFWTQATDDTKKRYGIGGNSYVSIIEFAKNNVKAESLHYFGASGNPSSPHYFDQAKRYTQGNYKRAYLTLKEVKENAIKAYKPGFKAK, from the coding sequence ATGAAATCTTATTATCTATTACTACTACTGCCTTTCGTTTCTTGCCAAAATAAAAGCATCACAAATACAACACAACTTGCTGACTCAGTAACCATTTTTAGAGATGAGTTTGGTGTACCCCATGTATATGGAGAAGATGATAAAAGTGCTGCTTTTGGATTTGCCTATGCTCAAGCTGAAGATAATTTTCCAATTATTGAGGACAACTACATTGACGCCCTTGGTAGAAGTACAGAGGTTATAGGCAATGATGGAATCTTGGATGACTGGTTAAACAGATCGTTGGAGATTGTAAAATATGCCAAATTAGAATACGACTCTTTTTCACCAGAAGTAAAAGCTATATGTGATGGTTACTCTAGCGGTTTAAATTATTATTTAGAAAAAAATCCTGATGTTAAACCAAAGCTCCTTAATCATTTTGAACCATGGCATATAGTGGCATTTATTAACTATTTATACTATCAAAAGGTATTATTGGTTCACTATTCTAATTTGCCTGAGGCTGGGTTCAAAGATGCTTTTCAAAAATTGAATGGTTCTAAAAGCCTAAATATCGCAAATTTAGACTTCAACAATAAGAAAAATGAAAGTGAAGGGTCAAATACTTGGGCAATAAATGGTGAAAAGAGTGAATCTGGTAATGCACTATTATTTATAAATCCGCATTTAGGATTTTTTGGAAATTCACAAGTTTACGAAGCACATATTATGAGTAAATCTGGTTGGAATTTTACTGGATACACACGATTTGGTTTTCCGTTTCCTTATGTAGGTTTTGGAGAAAATATTGGATGGTCTAGTACCGATAATAATGCTGATTTAGTTGATGCATATATTGAACAAATAGATTTTGCTTCTGAAAATATAACGTATCAATATGAAGGAGAATCAAAACCTCTTAAGAGCTGGAAAGAAACACTAAAAATTAAAGATGGAGAAAAGGAAACTATAAAAGAGTTTACTTTTTATAAAACACACCATGGTCCACTAATTAGTACACAAAACAATCAATTTCTGGCTGTGAGAATGGCAAAATATGAAACTCCTGGTTGGTTGTCTCAATGGTATTGGATGACCAAAGCACAAAATTTTGAGGAATTTAAAAAAGCAGCTTCTACATTAGAAGTGCAATTTGGTAATTACACGTATGCAGATGTAGATGGCAATATTATGTACGTGTATAATGCTGCGGTACCAAAACGCTCAGAAAAATATGATTGGACACAACCTGTTGATGGTAGTACATCAGACACTGAATGGTTAGGTTATCATACGTTTGATGAACTTCCTAAAGTAATTAATCCATCCTCTGGCTGGATTCAGAATTGCAATGGCACTCCTTTTTTAGCAACACTTAACGATAATCCTAATCCTAGTGATTTTCCTTCATATATGGTAGTTGAAAACGACAATATGCGTAGTGAGCAATCTCGTAGAATTCTTTATGAAACCACTATGTTTAATTTTGATAGTTTACGTGAACTCTCATATTCAACCTATCTATTAAGTGCCGAAAAGCAATTACCATCCTTATTCAAAAGTTGGCAAAATTGTAACAATAGCCTTTTAAAAACACCTAAAATAGACGAAGCCATTTCTTTATTACAAAATTGGGATTATAAAAGCACGATAGCATCAGTTGCTACAACCATCTATATTCATTGGAACGAAGAAAGAAGACAACTGGATAAAAATATGGAGTATGTAGATTTAATTGCTTTACAAAACGCCATGAGCAAACTAGAGACAAAATGGAATACATGGAAAGTAGCTTGGGGCGATATTAATCGCCATCAAAGATTTTTAGACAAAGGAGACAATAAACTACAATTTAACGATTCGCTACCAAGTTTACCTATTGCAGGCGTACCTTCTTGGACTGGAGCAACATTTACCTTTTGGACACAAGCTACAGACGATACTAAAAAGCGTTATGGTATTGGAGGAAATAGTTATGTGAGCATTATTGAGTTTGCCAAAAACAATGTAAAGGCTGAGTCATTACATTATTTTGGTGCTAGTGGCAATCCATCCTCACCACATTATTTTGACCAAGCTAAAAGATATACACAGGGTAATTATAAAAGAGCGTATCTAACTTTAAAAGAAGTAAAAGAAAATGCAATAAAAGCCTATAAACCTGGTTTTAAAGCTAAATAA
- a CDS encoding serine hydrolase domain-containing protein, whose product MKNHTLKLLITFIITTNLSYGQYQKVEKSFDNLYSNNQFNGTLLIGSLDSIQFIKSYGLSKAESLTPISDKTIFNIASISKQFTAAGIMLLCDRSQLDLDDFASKYLVDFPYKNITIRQLLNHTSGLHGYLHLWFTNRNKNEPSFLTNKYILNLFNEIKPELDFSSGESFKYTNSGYLVLASIIEAVSKISFQSFLQKEFFIPLGLNSAYLINPNDNANEFLANRYTTDFKLMENKPPEGIYGDKNVALTIKDLFKWTRAYYGNQDFFSPAMLSQSKEPAVLNDNTLSNYGFAWTIDSSNKYHHSGSQRGFVSWAEVDEKKNRIIIILTNRSMSSVKSLANIINSILDNEPIKALQPTKLERKSLKAFEKKYRITN is encoded by the coding sequence ATGAAAAATCACACTCTAAAATTATTAATTACTTTTATAATTACTACAAATTTAAGCTATGGTCAGTATCAAAAAGTTGAAAAATCATTTGATAATTTATATAGCAATAATCAGTTTAATGGAACCTTACTAATTGGTTCACTAGACAGCATTCAGTTTATTAAATCTTATGGTTTATCTAAAGCAGAGTCTTTAACACCAATCTCTGATAAGACAATTTTTAACATCGCATCAATCTCTAAACAGTTTACGGCTGCAGGTATTATGCTTCTATGTGACCGTTCTCAACTAGATCTAGATGACTTTGCTTCAAAATATTTAGTAGATTTTCCATATAAAAATATTACCATTAGACAGCTTCTTAACCATACATCTGGGCTTCATGGATATTTACACCTATGGTTTACTAATAGAAATAAAAATGAACCCAGTTTTTTAACAAACAAATACATTCTTAATCTATTTAACGAGATAAAACCAGAATTAGATTTTTCGTCTGGAGAGAGTTTTAAGTACACAAATTCTGGATATCTTGTTTTAGCTTCAATTATTGAAGCTGTTTCTAAAATATCATTTCAAAGTTTTCTGCAAAAAGAGTTTTTTATTCCTCTTGGATTAAATAGTGCTTATTTGATCAACCCAAATGATAATGCCAATGAATTTTTAGCTAATCGTTATACTACGGACTTTAAATTAATGGAGAATAAGCCTCCTGAAGGAATTTATGGAGACAAAAATGTGGCACTAACTATTAAAGATTTATTTAAATGGACAAGAGCATATTATGGAAATCAAGATTTCTTTTCCCCTGCCATGTTAAGTCAATCAAAAGAACCTGCAGTTTTAAATGATAATACTTTATCTAATTATGGTTTTGCTTGGACAATAGATAGTAGCAATAAATACCATCACTCAGGTAGTCAAAGAGGATTTGTAAGTTGGGCAGAAGTAGATGAAAAGAAAAATAGAATTATTATTATTCTAACTAATAGAAGTATGAGTAGTGTAAAGTCTCTAGCAAATATTATAAATAGCATTTTAGATAATGAACCTATAAAAGCTCTACAACCAACAAAGTTAGAAAGAAAAAGCTTAAAAGCTTTTGAAAAAAAATATAGGATTACAAATTGA
- a CDS encoding DUF4932 domain-containing protein, giving the protein MKNLFLIILILKCLNINSQSKKINTTVDERMELITTVQYLSGYFLLTQADINYTKDIDTYFKDYINHEVIGLIQDIQNDFFNFDKVPMIMYHYDFPGFNLKHEFSIKEQSQIKFEKNKDKIQQFFVELKDFYEVTNFHQFYKNHKELYNQLIENVQSEIEKHDIVKIMETHYGLEQQSYNIILTPLLHDGGFATRIQSKVGTDLFAIIGPSENSRAVPYFDPNRLLKDYIIHEFSHTFCNPLVDKFFDELEKDACLLNPIKEAMKKQAYSTWKSCLYEHLVRANEVILTEEILGSKTASKLYIDFYENGRFIYLKGLVPLIKKYKSNRNTYKNLEAFMPEIASYLHAEKEKCN; this is encoded by the coding sequence ATGAAAAATCTATTTTTAATTATCCTTATTCTAAAATGTTTAAATATAAACAGTCAATCAAAAAAGATAAACACTACTGTTGATGAAAGAATGGAACTCATTACCACAGTACAATATTTAAGTGGTTATTTTTTATTAACACAAGCAGATATAAACTATACTAAAGATATTGATACTTACTTTAAGGATTATATAAATCATGAAGTTATTGGGTTAATTCAAGACATTCAAAACGATTTTTTTAATTTCGATAAAGTTCCAATGATAATGTATCATTACGATTTCCCAGGTTTTAATTTAAAACATGAGTTTTCCATAAAAGAACAATCTCAAATAAAATTTGAAAAGAACAAAGATAAAATTCAACAGTTTTTTGTTGAATTAAAAGATTTTTATGAAGTAACAAACTTCCATCAATTCTATAAAAACCATAAGGAGCTATATAATCAATTAATAGAAAATGTTCAAAGCGAAATTGAAAAGCATGATATTGTAAAAATCATGGAAACACATTATGGCTTAGAACAACAGTCTTATAATATTATTCTAACACCATTATTACATGATGGTGGTTTTGCTACAAGAATCCAATCTAAGGTAGGCACAGATTTATTTGCAATTATTGGACCATCAGAGAATAGTAGGGCTGTTCCCTATTTTGACCCGAATAGACTCCTTAAAGATTATATTATTCATGAATTCAGTCATACTTTTTGTAATCCATTAGTAGACAAATTTTTTGATGAGCTCGAAAAAGATGCTTGTCTTTTAAACCCAATAAAAGAAGCTATGAAAAAACAAGCTTACTCAACATGGAAATCATGTTTATATGAACATTTAGTTAGAGCAAATGAAGTGATTCTTACCGAAGAAATATTAGGAAGCAAAACCGCAAGCAAATTATATATAGATTTTTATGAAAACGGACGTTTCATCTATTTAAAAGGACTGGTACCACTTATAAAAAAGTATAAATCTAACAGAAACACATATAAAAATTTAGAGGCCTTTATGCCAGAAATAGCTAGCTATCTTCATGCAGAAAAAGAAAAGTGTAACTAG
- a CDS encoding CPBP family intramembrane glutamic endopeptidase → MKKAILETLFYLVLISPIIIYSLKDKKRQTLKVILAFASIALLSNVLMIVPIEYESLVLFDSKWNWSGKLYATLGVLLFLVVYGKFQLKDYYLTLKQNKSFLKKGILILLVYILIEVISYVFLSNKMPWSLDTLLYQLTMPGIQEEVASRAIIIGLLVQVLSSEKKLFKKSRINPAILVASLMFGFGHGLFLNDSLEVTFYAYPFIRTTLIGYLYGWITVKSGSILLALVSHNLLNFITSLMRML, encoded by the coding sequence ATGAAAAAAGCAATTTTAGAAACACTCTTTTATTTAGTGTTAATTTCACCAATAATCATCTACTCTTTAAAAGACAAAAAAAGGCAAACACTAAAAGTTATATTAGCTTTTGCTTCCATAGCACTACTTTCCAACGTTTTAATGATTGTTCCAATAGAATATGAGTCATTAGTGCTATTTGATAGTAAATGGAATTGGTCTGGTAAATTGTATGCTACCCTTGGTGTTCTATTATTTTTGGTTGTGTATGGAAAGTTTCAACTAAAAGATTACTACCTTACTTTAAAGCAAAATAAATCATTTTTAAAAAAAGGTATACTTATTCTTTTAGTTTATATATTAATTGAAGTCATTTCTTATGTCTTTTTGAGTAATAAAATGCCTTGGAGCTTAGATACACTATTATATCAATTAACAATGCCTGGAATTCAAGAAGAAGTGGCTTCTAGAGCTATTATAATTGGGCTTTTAGTACAAGTGTTATCTTCAGAGAAAAAGCTTTTTAAAAAATCTAGAATAAACCCTGCTATACTTGTGGCGTCACTTATGTTTGGGTTTGGGCATGGTTTATTTTTAAACGACTCATTAGAAGTGACATTCTATGCCTATCCCTTTATTAGAACAACACTTATAGGTTACTTATATGGTTGGATAACAGTTAAGAGTGGAAGTATACTATTAGCTCTTGTATCGCATAACTTATTAAATTTTATAACATCTTTAATGAGAATGCTTTAA
- a CDS encoding DPP IV N-terminal domain-containing protein yields the protein MIKNILYHHFRPKTVNIIVLLNLLLCSSFYGQETSNYGAPSWSPDGNQFAYILESNDKSDLYVFDLKTKSNVQITTTDKPEYTPSWSPDGKKIAFTTGEPGDIEVYVYNVETKVIKKITNYDVDSVTPSWLPDSQSIVYSQFNKPTKSRRVFITDLNGKTNNELVIDSSMNYVYPRIASNGIELLFAAKSKLKKDKFHVSIFNMNNKKIIPIENLEVVSYNPSWSSDGKKIIFVNQATKDINSSSIYLVNKDGSNLKKIIECEGGCFQPRFSPNGKQIIYKNGWVKNHKGIYLFNLKKKTTTKLIGI from the coding sequence ATGATTAAAAATATACTATATCATCACTTTAGACCAAAAACAGTAAACATTATTGTTTTATTAAATCTGTTATTATGTTCTTCTTTTTATGGACAAGAAACTAGTAACTATGGAGCGCCATCATGGTCTCCCGATGGCAATCAATTTGCTTATATTTTGGAATCTAATGATAAAAGTGATTTATATGTTTTTGATTTAAAAACAAAATCTAATGTACAAATAACAACTACAGATAAGCCTGAATATACACCGTCATGGTCTCCAGATGGAAAAAAAATAGCATTTACAACTGGCGAGCCAGGAGATATAGAAGTGTATGTGTATAATGTAGAAACCAAAGTTATTAAGAAAATAACTAATTATGATGTTGATTCTGTAACTCCTTCTTGGCTGCCAGATTCTCAGTCTATTGTTTATAGTCAATTTAACAAACCAACAAAATCTAGAAGAGTATTTATTACTGATTTAAATGGAAAAACGAATAATGAATTAGTTATTGATTCGTCTATGAATTATGTGTATCCAAGAATAGCTTCTAATGGAATCGAGTTGCTTTTTGCTGCTAAATCTAAATTAAAAAAAGATAAATTTCATGTATCTATCTTTAATATGAATAATAAAAAGATTATACCTATTGAGAATTTAGAAGTTGTATCATATAACCCTAGTTGGTCTAGTGATGGTAAGAAAATTATTTTTGTTAATCAAGCTACTAAGGACATCAATAGTTCTTCCATTTATTTAGTTAATAAAGATGGTAGTAACCTAAAGAAAATTATTGAATGTGAAGGAGGTTGTTTTCAGCCTAGGTTTTCTCCAAACGGGAAGCAAATCATCTATAAAAATGGTTGGGTTAAAAATCATAAAGGAATCTATCTATTTAATTTAAAAAAGAAAACAACAACTAAATTGATAGGCATATAA
- a CDS encoding serine hydrolase: MKYLLSLFITFFSCSNSNDVNENTQKSAFKWEEALPSTVGLSNSLIDELSLQASNLPNIYSFIIVKNGKLISENYYNGKNKESLLHIRSITKSVSSIVFGIAQKEDLFPSTEIKIEDYFPTYINESSDDRLQELSVQHILNMQSGFNWNENNEAINWYTQITNPLEYLFSKEILDNPGVTFNYNSGAVSLLAHVLNKESEMSYSDFANTNLFQKIGVTNYHWDKDPQGITRSDAGLVLRARDCAKIGYLYLEGGMFKGDQIVTNDWVNNSWNQKIDLNGNYGPIENLHYSNLWWNGTYNGKSVFFGLGYGGQLLLCVPEDELIVVTNHEFQLNPTQAATHSSTFLNTIFKKLMDSL, from the coding sequence ATGAAATATTTACTTTCTCTTTTTATTACTTTTTTTTCCTGTTCAAATAGTAATGATGTTAATGAAAACACACAAAAGTCTGCGTTTAAATGGGAAGAAGCATTACCCAGTACAGTCGGGTTATCAAATAGTTTAATTGATGAGTTATCCTTACAAGCAAGTAATCTTCCTAATATTTATAGTTTTATCATTGTTAAAAACGGAAAATTAATTTCTGAAAATTACTATAATGGTAAAAACAAAGAATCACTGCTTCATATACGATCTATTACTAAAAGTGTTTCATCAATCGTATTTGGTATTGCACAAAAAGAAGACCTTTTTCCTAGTACGGAAATAAAAATTGAAGATTATTTTCCTACTTACATTAATGAATCTTCAGATGATAGACTCCAGGAATTATCAGTGCAACATATTTTAAATATGCAGTCAGGGTTTAACTGGAACGAAAACAATGAAGCAATAAATTGGTACACTCAAATTACCAATCCTTTAGAATATCTTTTTTCAAAAGAGATTTTAGATAATCCAGGAGTTACATTTAACTATAATTCTGGGGCTGTGTCTTTGCTTGCTCATGTTTTGAATAAAGAATCTGAAATGAGTTATAGTGATTTTGCAAACACAAATTTATTCCAGAAAATAGGTGTTACTAATTACCATTGGGATAAAGACCCTCAGGGCATTACAAGGTCAGATGCTGGACTAGTTTTAAGGGCTCGTGATTGTGCTAAGATTGGGTATTTATATTTAGAAGGCGGAATGTTTAAAGGAGACCAAATAGTAACAAATGATTGGGTTAATAACAGTTGGAATCAAAAAATAGACTTAAACGGTAATTACGGACCCATTGAAAATTTACATTATAGTAACTTATGGTGGAATGGGACATATAATGGTAAGTCTGTATTTTTCGGGTTAGGCTATGGAGGGCAGTTATTGCTTTGTGTTCCTGAAGATGAACTTATCGTAGTAACCAATCATGAGTTTCAATTAAACCCTACCCAAGCGGCTACGCATTCGAGTACATTTTTAAATACAATATTTAAAAAGCTTATGGATTCGTTATGA